A genomic stretch from Telopea speciosissima isolate NSW1024214 ecotype Mountain lineage chromosome 7, Tspe_v1, whole genome shotgun sequence includes:
- the LOC122668307 gene encoding transcription factor ORG2-like produces MPSTTIRIDSSVIKKLSHNASERDRRKKMNILYSTLRSLLPATDQTKKLSIPATISRILKYIPDLRKQVERLKQRKEEIQSIISRQGDHPPNNENQRQSNVATSLPTVSASQVDDKEILIQICTYRDSRSPLSEALIYLEEEGLQVLNASGFASFGETIFYNFHLQMKESRRMECEILIQKLLLMFGKREDMLDIDFATR; encoded by the exons ATGCCTTCAACTACAATTCGTATCGATTCATCTGTGATTAAGAAGCTGAGTCACAATGCTAGCGAACGCGATCGTCGtaagaaaatgaacattttgTACTCTACTCTCAGGTCATTACTTCCGGCAACGGATCAAACG AAAAAATTAAGCATTCCAGCTACAATTTCTCGGATACTAAAGTACATACCAGACTTGAGAAAACAAGTGGAGAGGTtgaaacaaaggaaagaagagatcCAATCAATTATCTCAAGGCAAGGAGATCATCCACCTAATAATGAAAATCAAAGACAAAGCAATGTTGCAACATCTTTGCCTACTGTTTCGGCCAGTCAAGTTGATGATAAAGAAATTTTGATTCAGATTTGTACATATAGGGATTCCAGAAGTCCACTTTCTGAAGCTTTAATCTATTTGGAAGAAGAAggtcttcaagtcttgaatGCTTCAGGTTTTGCCTCATTTGGAGAAACcatcttttataattttcatCTTCAG ATGAAAGAAAGTCGAAGGATGGAGTGTGAGATATTGATTCAGAAGCTGCTATTGATGTTTGGGAAGAGAGAAGACATGTTAGATATTGATTTTGCCACTAGATAA